The nucleotide sequence taaaaaggttTTAACCAGAGGAAAGGAAATTCTATAacttaatatataaaataacaAAGATCTTAAATGCACTTACACGGTGTCTAACAACTGGGCCCAACCCGTAAAGATGTTCGGCTTGCGGGTGAAGTACATTATAACCATGAAGATGAACAGGATCATCACTTGGATCTCGTGAATGGACATGGGGCCCAGATCCTTGTAGCGCTGATCAATCACTTTTTTGGCCACACCGGCGCCCTCCTTTCCCCGCTGGACTTCCTGAGCCTCCTTGCTCTTGGGACGCCACAGGCCCATAAAGTGCCACTGCAGGAACACGTATGTCAGCACGGTGTACACCAGCATAGATGGCACCGAGTAGAACATGAATCTGGGGAAGTCCATTTGTTCGGTGGAGTTCTTGAAACGCGCATCGTAGATTCCCTTGAAGGTCAGATTGGTGGCGGTTCCGATGATGGTTCCGCAGCCGCCCAACGAGGAGGCGTAGGCAATGCCCAAATAGTAGCAGAGAGTGATTTTGGTGGGATATGGCGGCCTAAAAAATAAGTATAAATTTAAGTACTTGTACAGACAACATTAAAAATACATGATACGAAATGAtaatataaagtatatatattgaAAGGGGAAAAAGAGGAATATGGAGTAGTAAActtttttgttcattttacttttataaaagaAAGTATATTCAAGGAAGAGTCAGTTGCCAGGATAAAAGGAAAATGTATGACTTAGGTTAAGACTATTTTTCCACCAACAAAgcttcaatattttaaaaacctcACAAGAGTATTTTTACACCCTATCCAAAAAATACTTACTCATCTTCGTTGTTCTTCTTGTTGCCTCCGACGATTTGGTACTGAGGTTCGTGGTTGATCTTGCAGACGCCCTGGGCCTGAAGCTCCTCCAGTACAGCCTGGATAATTGGACACATCATGGCAGTACAGGCTGCATTCGAGATCCACATACTCAAGAACATTGTAACCATGATAAGGCCAAAGTGTAATCTTAAAGGATGAAGAAAAGCAAATAAGTTAGAATTAAACCGCACATATTTAACGAGCATGTATCAATTACCTTCGGGGACTGCAGCCCACGATCTGGATTACCCTCAAGGCGAGACGTTTGTGCAGATTACTGTATTCCACAGCCAGAGCGACCATAATGCCGCCCATGAACATTACCAGTGTATCTTTGAAGTACAAACGGCAAGTCTGATCGGAGCTCTAGTGTGTGgtaaaaaaaagtgaaataGTTAATAAACATAGGATTTTGTTTCCATATTGGAAACTCACCATTATACCCATTACAGGGAACGCGACAATGGGAATCATGGAGGTCACATATAGTGGCAAGGCTTCTGTCACCCAAAAAATGGCCATTACCAAAAGCAGGTACATGCACCGAAacgcctggaaaataatattcaaataattataatcTGAAATATACATCTTAGTGAAGTTTAAACGTACGGGGCCCTCGTTCAGAAGCATAACGGGCAGGCATAGCAGGGGCACCAGAAAGACCACCAATCCTTTCCAATGATTGGAGAAGAAGTTGGAAAACTTCACAGGCGGTTGGGGTGGTTCTCCAATTTCACTGTGGATAAAATAAGATTCAAAAATTAGTTAGATATAATTGTTAACTGTAATTTTTCTGAATAATTACAATACAAAAGCAAGTATTTTATTAATTgtgaattttaatttcttttatcTCCTTTTTCAATTGAATTGATTAATATGGAATATAACTGAATTAATTAGCCATAAATAGTATATGAATACTGAAATCCAACATAATACAAAAAGATCAAAGGAAAATGCTTAAATTTGATTATATTCATAacttatttgttttataaGTAAAATCAAATTCACTATTATGCCAACTATCAATCACTATCATGTTTCACAATACTTACATTTCCATTTTGATGTCTAGCGGCGGTGGTGTGTAGATCTGTAAGCAAATAGAGCAGGAAAAAATAGATCAATTAAAAGTTCTTAACAACGAAGAACGAGCCCCCTTGTAAGAAGCGAACCACTTGTCGGCATGTAGTTCCCGAAGTAAAGTGAACCCCGAACCGAACCCAACCGCCGATTGTCATCGTTTCACGCTTCATTAAAATGCCATCCATCAATATATATGCTACCCCAACCTATCCAATTGAAAATCATTTGAAACGAGCACACCATCGCacccaaaacaaaataaataaataaagaagcATATGGAAATCAGGCGCGTGATATAATTTCTTTTCgcgaaaaagaaaaaaagagcCTACTGTAAAATGGAAGTGAAATAGAATGGAACAGAACGAATACGCCTAAGTTGTGCCAGAAAAATTGTCAATGTCTGGTGCTTGGATGGTGTGGaatattttatatacataGTGGATGTTTTGTAGGCGCATATTCATGACGACAGTTGGCCTGTATTTTATATGACTAGCGTCATAGCTTCAGCTCCTAGTTTTCCTGTCGTTAGGTAATCCATGCAAAAgttttacaaacaaaaatgAAACACATGTGAGTTCTGGTTTAGGAGGCACGTCCTACTCATTGGTTCCTGTGGTTCCTCTTATCGGCATAAAACTAACAATCAATCAAGCCATTAAGCCCCAGACAAATATAATAACAGAGCCGCACACACCCATTTCATACTTTTTCACCCTTTTTGACGAAGCCCACACAATGTTTTTTGTAGATACATCTAAACGAAAGCACCCACTAATTATAGATTCCACAACAGCAATGTCAATGTCAATGATATGAGCATAAAATTTGTAAACTTTCCCGGGGTAAGCCATCAGGGACAGATAGGTAGCCATCCAAGAGACGGATCGGTTAGAATGGATCTGTGGCGTGTCGCACGCAACCTCTAAAGAGTCCATTGACTGACAACACAAAGTGAAATGTCGTCAGGAATTATACTTTATTGCCTGCAAGATATGGTGCCTCACGTGCCATAGATA is from Drosophila suzukii chromosome 3, CBGP_Dsuzu_IsoJpt1.0, whole genome shotgun sequence and encodes:
- the Indy gene encoding protein I'm not dead yet isoform X1 — encoded protein: MGVSGILIRIYTPPPLDIKMEIEIGEPPQPPVKFSNFFSNHWKGLVVFLVPLLCLPVMLLNEGPAFRCMYLLLVMAIFWVTEALPLYVTSMIPIVAFPVMGIMSSDQTCRLYFKDTLVMFMGGIMVALAVEYSNLHKRLALRVIQIVGCSPRRLHFGLIMVTMFLSMWISNAACTAMMCPIIQAVLEELQAQGVCKINHEPQYQIVGGNKKNNEDEPPYPTKITLCYYLGIAYASSLGGCGTIIGTATNLTFKGIYDARFKNSTEQMDFPRFMFYSVPSMLVYTVLTYVFLQWHFMGLWRPKSKEAQEVQRGKEGAGVAKKVIDQRYKDLGPMSIHEIQVMILFIFMVIMYFTRKPNIFTGWAQLLDTVDVRNSMPTIFVVIMCFILPANYAFLRYCRRRGGPVPTGPTPSLITWKFIQGRVPWGLVFLLGGGFALAEGSKQSGMAKMIGTALIGLKALPHAVLLLVVILVAVFLTAFSSNVAIANIIIPVLAEMSLAIEIHPLYLILPAGLACSMAFHLPVSTPPNALVAGYANIRTKDMAIAGIGPTIITVVTLFVFCQTWGLVVYPNLNTFPEWAQVYAAQALGNQTH
- the Indy gene encoding protein I'm not dead yet isoform X2; this encodes MATETTKMIYTPPPLDIKMEIEIGEPPQPPVKFSNFFSNHWKGLVVFLVPLLCLPVMLLNEGPAFRCMYLLLVMAIFWVTEALPLYVTSMIPIVAFPVMGIMSSDQTCRLYFKDTLVMFMGGIMVALAVEYSNLHKRLALRVIQIVGCSPRRLHFGLIMVTMFLSMWISNAACTAMMCPIIQAVLEELQAQGVCKINHEPQYQIVGGNKKNNEDEPPYPTKITLCYYLGIAYASSLGGCGTIIGTATNLTFKGIYDARFKNSTEQMDFPRFMFYSVPSMLVYTVLTYVFLQWHFMGLWRPKSKEAQEVQRGKEGAGVAKKVIDQRYKDLGPMSIHEIQVMILFIFMVIMYFTRKPNIFTGWAQLLDTVDVRNSMPTIFVVIMCFILPANYAFLRYCRRRGGPVPTGPTPSLITWKFIQGRVPWGLVFLLGGGFALAEGSKQSGMAKMIGTALIGLKALPHAVLLLVVILVAVFLTAFSSNVAIANIIIPVLAEMSLAIEIHPLYLILPAGLACSMAFHLPVSTPPNALVAGYANIRTKDMAIAGIGPTIITVVTLFVFCQTWGLVVYPNLNTFPEWAQVYAAQALGNQTH
- the Indy gene encoding protein I'm not dead yet isoform X3, coding for MEIEIGEPPQPPVKFSNFFSNHWKGLVVFLVPLLCLPVMLLNEGPAFRCMYLLLVMAIFWVTEALPLYVTSMIPIVAFPVMGIMSSDQTCRLYFKDTLVMFMGGIMVALAVEYSNLHKRLALRVIQIVGCSPRRLHFGLIMVTMFLSMWISNAACTAMMCPIIQAVLEELQAQGVCKINHEPQYQIVGGNKKNNEDEPPYPTKITLCYYLGIAYASSLGGCGTIIGTATNLTFKGIYDARFKNSTEQMDFPRFMFYSVPSMLVYTVLTYVFLQWHFMGLWRPKSKEAQEVQRGKEGAGVAKKVIDQRYKDLGPMSIHEIQVMILFIFMVIMYFTRKPNIFTGWAQLLDTVDVRNSMPTIFVVIMCFILPANYAFLRYCRRRGGPVPTGPTPSLITWKFIQGRVPWGLVFLLGGGFALAEGSKQSGMAKMIGTALIGLKALPHAVLLLVVILVAVFLTAFSSNVAIANIIIPVLAEMSLAIEIHPLYLILPAGLACSMAFHLPVSTPPNALVAGYANIRTKDMAIAGIGPTIITVVTLFVFCQTWGLVVYPNLNTFPEWAQVYAAQALGNQTH